DNA from Methanocalculus alkaliphilus:
GCGTGTTGCGGAATCCCGAGGAGCTCCCGCACCTCATCCTCATCGAATGCCCCTACCCAGCATGTTGCATATCTGAGTGCATGTGCTGCAAGCATCATGTACGTTCCTGCAATTGTTGCATCCTGGACTGCATAGAGGATTCCACGTTCACCATATCGGGACATTGATCTGACGTAGTTGGCACAGATGACAATGACAGTTCCTGCTTCCCTGATGAACTGCTGGTCAAACGCCGCATCTGCCAGCGATTCAAGGAGATCCTCCTGCTGGCAGACGATCATATCCCATGCCTCCCGGTTTCCGGCAGTCGGGCACGTTCCCGCAACTACAAGGAGATACTCTATCTCATCCCGTGAGATCTTCTTTCCGGTATAGCTCCGGACAGAGCTCCTCGCCTTCAAAAAACCAAGAAATTCAGAGGACTCCATGTTCACTGAGAACTTCCCAGGCATTCTGGGCGACCGTCGTGGCAGCTGAGATACCTTCGCCTGCACGCTCGGTGGCAAGACCAAACTGACTGCTCTCGGTGAGGCTGATCATCTCTGAAAGAGCGTTTGATACCTTTGTAAACCCTGCATTGCCGGTTGCTGCTGCTGCAGTCTGGGCATCTGCCCGAAACTCTTCAATCATTGCGATGAGCATTCTGCCTGCGCCTTTTCTTTCTTCCTTCGGATAGTCCGGCATACTCATGAGCATCTTTGAGATCGAGATTATCCCGGCCTTCTGACGCTCAGCATACTGCCATGAGAGAACTGCGTTCCTGAGATCCATATGGATATACAGGTGACAAAAGAATATAAAAAGGTAGGTAATCTAAAATTACCGTCTGGATTTCTGTTTTGCGCCCATCATCGTCTTCTTCGAGCGACGGATGTGGCGACGGACACGTGGATCGGCAAGTTTTGGCCCTCTCCCACGGCGACCCTGCTGTGCGGCATTCTCCATCCGCTGTTCAAGCTTCTTGACGACTGCATTTCTCTTGAACCGCTGGTTTGGCCCTGGCTTCTTTGCCTCACCACTCTTCTGTGGAACCAGCCGAATCTGTCCCTGGTTCCCTTTTATCTGGTGCCAGTTAATACTGCCTGTCTTTCCCATGTGAAACTCCCTATAATCATCGCTTGGTATTTTGATAAAGATATCCCTTTACAATATCTTTTGTATGGATCGTTTCAGGACATCGGCCACAATCTGGCCATCGATCCTTCCGCGAACCTCTTTCATCACCACACCCATCACCGGGCCGAGTGCGGCATCTCCTCGCTCCCGGATGAATGCCTCCCTCTCCCTGACGATCCTCCAAACGATCTCTTCGAGATCGGCAACAGAAAAGAGTGGGCCGACCGAGGCGACCGCCCCTTCCAGATCCGCACCACCGGCACGTGCACGCAGAATATCGGGCATCGCCTCTTTTGCAACGGAACCATCCTCTACGCGCTTCAGGAGATCGAGGATCTCGCTATCCGGGATGCCTCCACAGTCAACGCCATCCCTGGAGAGCTCCCTGAGGGTTCCAAAGAGTGTTCTCGCCACAAGTGATGGTTTTATTCCGGTGCTGACCGCCTCTTCAAAGAGGGTGAAACGCTCAGAGAATGCAATCTGCCGTGCAACCGCTTCATCGATGCCAAACTCATCTGCATACCGTCGTGCCTTCTCTGAAAGAAGCTCTGGAAGGACTATTGTGTCGATCATCTCACTGGTGATCTCCAGTGGCAGGATATCGGTCTCGGGATACATTCTGGCCGCACCGGGGAGTGGCCGCATATACGCAGAACTCCCTTCAGGGAGCATCTTTCGCGTCTCCTCGGGGATGCCTTCGCATGCCATCCGGGCACGCTTCAGAACAAGGCGTATCGCACAGGATGCCTGATCGGGAGAACCCGAGACGATGACGACGCAATCCTCCGGCCCCGCCTGGCACCTCTCCCTGAGGGTTGCCACCTCATCTTCTGTCACACCATACGCCGGCAGCTCGTCGGTATGAAAGATTCCTCCAACACCGCACTTCTTTGCATAATCCGACATCTCACTCCCAAGACGCCGGTCCGGCTGGATCTCCCTACCGACCATGCCTGCAAACCCGGTGAGGGTCGCTCCCATGATACATTGTGCCTTCTTCAGGATGGATGATTTCGTGGCTTGGAAGAGGTCGGTGATATCGATCCCGTCCTCAGGGACTGTTGCTCCACGATCGTTCAACTCATCGCGAATTGCAAGGAGGTGTACCTGCCGCTGCACCTCACGGGATACCACCTCAGGGATGAGATCGAGTTCCTGAACCCCTTTTATCTCAATCCGTGCACCATCACGGATGGATATATTGACATCCTGGCGGATTGTGCCCAACCCCCGTTTCACCCTCCCTGTTGAACGGAGGATCATCCCGATATATGCGGCGACATCCCGAACCTCCTCAGGGGTGTGCATGCAGGGTGCTGTTGTGATCTCGACCAGTGGTATGCCAAGGCGATCGAGGGAGAATGTCGCATCCGTCACCCGCTGTGCCGCCTCTTCCTCAAGGCAGATCGACTCGATCTGACAGTTCTCTCCGACCGCCCCCTCGACTGCGATAAGTGCAGTACGCTGGAATCCGGTTGTATTTGACCCATCAATAACCATCTTCCTCATCGTATGCACCTGCCTGATCGGGGTCATCGAGAGGAGCTTTGCGATGGTGAGTGTTATCCGAAGCGCCTCCGGGTTCATCGGTGCCGGTGGCTCATCATCATCTTCGATGAGGCAGGTACTATCGTATGTGTAATACCGGAAGAAGCGCATCTGCTTCATCTCCTCTTCTGCAGCACGATCGATCGTCCCCATCTCAGAGACGGTCGCTCTCAGATACCGCTGTATCTCCCCGTTTCTCTCTTCAATATTTCGAAGGGTCGTCGGGCAGCGACAGAAGAGCTTCTCCTCTGTGTTCAGCTGCTGATGGATCTCGATCCCGGCTCTCAGGCCCAGAGCTTCATAATCCATGGACCGACCTCCTGTTGATCTCACCTTTCAGATTCGCCTGCATCATCCTCTTTATCTCCTCCTGATCGTCGGTCTGACCGAGAACCCACATCAGCTTGACAAGGGCGATCTCAGGGAGCATATCCTCGCCTCCGATGACGCCTGCTGCCATCAGATCTCTTCCGGTATCATACACGCGGTCACAGACCCGTCCCTGGAGGCACTGTGTTGTCATAATAACTGTTGTTCCGTCCTCAATGAGCTCCCGAATGCCACCGATCAACTCAGTGCTGGTATGCCCAAGCCCGGTCCCGGTGATGACAACGCCCCGGCATCCACGGTACCCTTCAAGGATCGCAGGGGACATTCCGGGGTGGAATGAGATGAGACTGCATCGCTCCTCGAGCCTGTCTGCAAGGGATGGCTCATCTGAAGCACGCCGTATGGCATCGGGGCCTGGTGTCACCTGAAGATCAGGATATGAGACTGTCGCAATCGGAGGGATGCCGATGCTCTGGAATGCATCCCGGCGTGAGGTGTGCATCTTCCTGACGCGTGTTGCACGGTGGATGGCACAGATATCATCACTCTGGGTTGCATGCATACACACAGCAACCTCCCCGAGATCCGAATCCGCAGCAGCAACACTACAGAGTGTATTCATGACATTGTCACTGCTTGGTCGATCCGCCGATCGCTGTGAGCCGACGAAGATGACGGGCACCGGGTTTTTGAGCATGAAACTCAGGGCTGAAGCCGAATATGCCATTGTGTCGGTTCCATGGGTGACGATGATACCACGGGCGCCATTGGTGATCTCCTCATAGACAGAACGCGCAAGATCCATCCACATTGATGGCTGGATATTCTCTGAGAGTGTTATGAATGGCTGCCTGGTACGATACCGGCCCAGTGTTGCCAGCCGCGGAACTGCCCTGATGATCTCCTCAGCAGTTGACTGGCTCGTTACTGCCCCGGTCCGGTAATCGACACGGGATGCAATCGTCCCTCCTGTTGATATAATGGAGAATAACGGAAGGTCCGGGTTCTGGGTCACAGAAGGGGGCTGCATCATCATCTCCTCACCTGAGCTGATGAATTCTATATCTGATGCAGGCACCCCGATGTTGTACCCTGACTTGAGTTTCACCACCGCTATTCCATCTCTCTCTGCGATAAAGACACCCTCGGTCCCCTCTCTCCCGGGAGAGCAGCGAACCCGATCTCCTGCCTTCATTCTCCCGCCAGCCTCCGTAGTACTGTCATCAGATCCTCTTCTGCTCTCTGTAGTGCATGTATGTGTGTGGTGATCATCATCTCACTCTCTTTGAGTGCGTCTCTTCGTCGGAGGATCGCCTCCTGCATGACACCTTTCCCGGGTCCTCCCGCAACCTCCCTGGTATCGATCACCGTATCAGGGTCAAGGGCCTGTTGGATCCTCTCTGCGGAGAGACCTCTTTCGGCCAGGGAGATTCCCCCCATCTCCCGGCCTGCTTCTTCCAGTGTGGCGGTGGTAATCTCCCCCGATCGAACCGCCCGGCCGACGATGTTGTGAGCGGTTCTGAATGGAAGGCCAAACTCCCGCACAAGTGTATCTGCAAGCTCTGTTGCCGTGGAGAAACCCCGGTCGCTCTCCTCCCGCATCCTTTCAGTATTGAAGGCCGCCGTCCCGATCATCCCGGCAAGGATATCAATACTTGCGGCAGCGTCTTCGATCCCTCTCCAGAGGTGGGGGGTCAGCGTCTGGAGATCCCGGTTATAGCTCATTGGAAGGCCCTTGACGGAGACGGCCACCGCCTGAAACGCACCGGCTACTGAGCCTGCGTGGCCTCGCATAATCTCTGCACAGTCCGGATTCTTCTTCTGCGGCATGATGGAGCTCGTCGAGCAGTAGGCATCATCCAGCTCGACAAATCTGACGAAGGCACTGCTCCAGAGGATCAGCTCTTCGCAGAGACGGCTGACATTTGTCATCATTATCGTCAGCGCAGAGAGTATCTCAAGAGCAAAATCCCGTGCAGACACGGCATCCATTGAATTTCCCAGAATATCATCAAAACCGAGCAGATCTGCCGTCATTCTTCGGTCAATCGGAAACCCGGTCGATGCAAAGGCGGCAGATCCAAGGGGGGAACGGTTCACCCGCCGGTATGCATCCAGAAGCCGCTCAGAATCCCTGGAAAAGGCCTCTTCATATGCAAGGAGATGGTGGGCAAGGGTCGTTGGCTGGGCATGCTGGAGATGGGTGAACCCCGGCATTACTGTCCCGATATGTTCTTCTGCACTCCTGATCAGAATGCTCCGAAGTACTGACAGTGAGCCGGCTATTTTCAGTATATCCTGGCGCGACCGAACCCTGAGGCATGTTGCGACCTCATCATTTCGTGAACGTGCCATGTGGAGACGCCCGCCAGCCTCGATCCCTGCATCGGCTATCAGCTCTCCCTCAATACCGGCATGAATATCCTCAAACCGCTCGTCGAATGCCTCTTCCGGAATACCGTTCCTCTTCATCTTCAGAAGAGATCGGGCTATCATTCCGGCCTGCTCCTCTCCAATCAGTTTCTGATCTGATAGCATGGCGAGGTGGGCCATATCAACGAGGAGATCCGCATGAGCGATCTTCCTGTCAGCTTCCATTGACGAGAGATACCGGGCAATCTGATCGTTCCGTTCACCAGAGAGCCTCCCCTCCCGTATCTGGTCCTGTCGCATCCTGTTCCTCCGCTAAAAAGATGGATCCTCGGATCTGATTATCTCTTCGTACGGTACGTCCTCACGGGTTTTAGCATTATATGGACGTACGTAGTCTGTATAATCTCGCTATGTATAAACTCAGGGTATTTTTGTATCGCTTAAGCATG
Protein-coding regions in this window:
- the gatE gene encoding Glu-tRNA(Gln) amidotransferase subunit GatE encodes the protein MDYEALGLRAGIEIHQQLNTEEKLFCRCPTTLRNIEERNGEIQRYLRATVSEMGTIDRAAEEEMKQMRFFRYYTYDSTCLIEDDDEPPAPMNPEALRITLTIAKLLSMTPIRQVHTMRKMVIDGSNTTGFQRTALIAVEGAVGENCQIESICLEEEAAQRVTDATFSLDRLGIPLVEITTAPCMHTPEEVRDVAAYIGMILRSTGRVKRGLGTIRQDVNISIRDGARIEIKGVQELDLIPEVVSREVQRQVHLLAIRDELNDRGATVPEDGIDITDLFQATKSSILKKAQCIMGATLTGFAGMVGREIQPDRRLGSEMSDYAKKCGVGGIFHTDELPAYGVTEDEVATLRERCQAGPEDCVVIVSGSPDQASCAIRLVLKRARMACEGIPEETRKMLPEGSSAYMRPLPGAARMYPETDILPLEITSEMIDTIVLPELLSEKARRYADEFGIDEAVARQIAFSERFTLFEEAVSTGIKPSLVARTLFGTLRELSRDGVDCGGIPDSEILDLLKRVEDGSVAKEAMPDILRARAGGADLEGAVASVGPLFSVADLEEIVWRIVREREAFIRERGDAALGPVMGVVMKEVRGRIDGQIVADVLKRSIQKIL
- a CDS encoding DUF5350 domain-containing protein, translated to MGKTGSINWHQIKGNQGQIRLVPQKSGEAKKPGPNQRFKRNAVVKKLEQRMENAAQQGRRGRGPKLADPRVRRHIRRSKKTMMGAKQKSRR
- the argH gene encoding argininosuccinate lyase; the protein is MRQDQIREGRLSGERNDQIARYLSSMEADRKIAHADLLVDMAHLAMLSDQKLIGEEQAGMIARSLLKMKRNGIPEEAFDERFEDIHAGIEGELIADAGIEAGGRLHMARSRNDEVATCLRVRSRQDILKIAGSLSVLRSILIRSAEEHIGTVMPGFTHLQHAQPTTLAHHLLAYEEAFSRDSERLLDAYRRVNRSPLGSAAFASTGFPIDRRMTADLLGFDDILGNSMDAVSARDFALEILSALTIMMTNVSRLCEELILWSSAFVRFVELDDAYCSTSSIMPQKKNPDCAEIMRGHAGSVAGAFQAVAVSVKGLPMSYNRDLQTLTPHLWRGIEDAAASIDILAGMIGTAAFNTERMREESDRGFSTATELADTLVREFGLPFRTAHNIVGRAVRSGEITTATLEEAGREMGGISLAERGLSAERIQQALDPDTVIDTREVAGGPGKGVMQEAILRRRDALKESEMMITTHIHALQRAEEDLMTVLRRLAGE
- a CDS encoding nitroreductase family protein; the protein is MESSEFLGFLKARSSVRSYTGKKISRDEIEYLLVVAGTCPTAGNREAWDMIVCQQEDLLESLADAAFDQQFIREAGTVIVICANYVRSMSRYGERGILYAVQDATIAGTYMMLAAHALRYATCWVGAFDEDEVRELLGIPQHARPIALLLVGEAEEQPGSPERMPPHEHLHEDYW
- the gatD gene encoding Glu-tRNA(Gln) amidotransferase subunit GatD; translated protein: MKAGDRVRCSPGREGTEGVFIAERDGIAVVKLKSGYNIGVPASDIEFISSGEEMMMQPPSVTQNPDLPLFSIISTGGTIASRVDYRTGAVTSQSTAEEIIRAVPRLATLGRYRTRQPFITLSENIQPSMWMDLARSVYEEITNGARGIIVTHGTDTMAYSASALSFMLKNPVPVIFVGSQRSADRPSSDNVMNTLCSVAAADSDLGEVAVCMHATQSDDICAIHRATRVRKMHTSRRDAFQSIGIPPIATVSYPDLQVTPGPDAIRRASDEPSLADRLEERCSLISFHPGMSPAILEGYRGCRGVVITGTGLGHTSTELIGGIRELIEDGTTVIMTTQCLQGRVCDRVYDTGRDLMAAGVIGGEDMLPEIALVKLMWVLGQTDDQEEIKRMMQANLKGEINRRSVHGL